A window of the Gemmatirosa kalamazoonensis genome harbors these coding sequences:
- a CDS encoding polymer-forming cytoskeletal protein, whose product MIQRILRLLLAVLLAAPALRAQVSERDEPSLPRDVARAVVELYNAPTTTRVVGPLTVDSGRTITGDVASLGGPVTVAGHITGRLLAINADVTFQRGARVDGDVTVVGGIVDGRGQAFIGGELQIHRQVLYFHRDGERIVAETPEEEGTMRWWRWLSGGARRNYAGLTVTSAHTYNRVEGLPIMVGPTLVHSSGPLRARIDAFVIYRTSGGFDGAKDSASVGHLVKTELAFGRSRGIRVGARLYDEIAPVESWQLGDGEVGLATFFLHRDFRDYYGRHGGTAYASLHAGDDRTLTLSLGDQRWASRAARDPWTLFRNTASWRPNPQLDDARMHVANATVHIDTRNDEATPWAGWYLDADYEHGVGDVTTFGPVAADVSPVFSPVPLPGARDAKPGRHRYARGFLDARRYNRLSPDVQLNARLVLGGWLAGDPLPLERRLSVSGPGALPGFDFRKPTSSATDLGQCGLLGLQPSGSPAQCERMALAQLEMRGAVHLGLPFGDALWEHVAVHTAARWVVFADAGRGWLVGDAYRDLVYPASKFPPLSTFLSDVGAGIDFGSGGVADVASFGLYVAKSVSRPSQPANVFVRVRRRF is encoded by the coding sequence ATGATCCAGCGAATCCTGCGACTTCTGCTCGCCGTGCTGCTCGCGGCGCCCGCACTCCGCGCCCAGGTGTCGGAGCGCGACGAGCCGTCGCTGCCGCGCGACGTGGCGCGCGCGGTGGTGGAGCTGTACAACGCGCCGACGACGACGCGCGTGGTCGGTCCGCTCACCGTGGACTCGGGACGCACGATCACGGGGGACGTCGCGTCGCTCGGCGGGCCGGTGACGGTGGCGGGGCACATCACGGGACGGCTGCTCGCGATCAACGCGGACGTCACGTTCCAGCGCGGCGCGCGGGTGGACGGGGACGTGACCGTCGTGGGCGGGATCGTCGACGGGCGCGGGCAGGCGTTCATCGGCGGCGAGCTGCAGATCCATCGCCAGGTGCTCTACTTCCACCGCGACGGCGAGCGGATCGTCGCGGAGACGCCGGAAGAGGAAGGGACGATGCGGTGGTGGCGGTGGCTCAGCGGCGGCGCGCGTCGCAACTACGCCGGGCTCACGGTGACGTCCGCGCACACGTACAACCGCGTCGAGGGGCTGCCGATCATGGTCGGCCCCACGCTCGTGCACTCCAGCGGCCCGCTGCGCGCGCGCATCGACGCGTTCGTGATCTACCGCACGTCCGGCGGGTTCGACGGCGCGAAGGACAGCGCGTCGGTCGGGCATCTCGTGAAGACGGAGCTGGCGTTCGGCCGCTCGCGCGGGATCCGCGTCGGCGCGCGGCTGTACGACGAGATCGCGCCGGTGGAGTCGTGGCAGCTCGGCGACGGCGAGGTGGGGCTGGCGACGTTCTTCCTGCACCGCGACTTCCGCGACTACTACGGCCGCCACGGCGGCACCGCGTACGCGTCGCTGCACGCGGGCGACGACCGCACGCTCACGCTCTCGTTAGGCGACCAGCGATGGGCGAGCCGCGCCGCGCGCGACCCGTGGACGCTGTTCCGCAACACGGCGTCGTGGCGGCCGAACCCGCAGCTGGACGACGCGCGCATGCACGTCGCGAACGCGACGGTGCACATCGACACGCGCAACGACGAGGCGACGCCGTGGGCGGGCTGGTACCTCGACGCCGACTACGAGCACGGCGTCGGCGACGTGACGACGTTCGGGCCGGTCGCGGCGGACGTATCGCCGGTGTTCTCGCCGGTGCCGCTGCCCGGCGCGCGCGACGCGAAGCCGGGGCGCCACCGGTACGCGCGCGGGTTCCTCGACGCGCGGCGGTACAACCGGCTGTCGCCGGACGTGCAGCTCAACGCGCGCCTGGTACTCGGCGGATGGCTCGCCGGCGACCCGCTGCCGCTCGAGCGACGACTGTCGGTGTCGGGGCCGGGTGCGCTGCCGGGGTTCGACTTCCGCAAGCCGACGTCGAGCGCGACGGACCTCGGTCAGTGCGGCCTGCTCGGGCTGCAGCCGTCGGGATCTCCCGCGCAGTGCGAGCGGATGGCGCTCGCGCAGCTGGAGATGCGCGGCGCCGTGCATCTCGGTCTCCCGTTCGGCGACGCGCTGTGGGAGCACGTGGCGGTGCACACGGCGGCGCGCTGGGTGGTGTTCGCCGACGCGGGACGCGGGTGGCTCGTGGGCGACGCATACCGCGATCTCGTGTACCCGGCGAGCAAGTTCCCGCCACTGAGCACCTTCCTCTCCGACGTCGGCGCAGGGATCGACTTCGGGAGCGGCGGCGTGGCGGACGTGGCGAGCTTCGGCCTGTACGTCGCGAAGTCGGTGTCGCGGCCGAGTCAACCGGCGAACGTGTTCGTGCGCGTCCGGCGCCGCTTCTGA
- a CDS encoding penicillin-binding protein 1A has product MADPAPAPAPAAAAPRPRGPAASPPPRRVPFRKRHAGAIRATLLVMTFLAAGAAGGLYASWALACRGGTCPSADALEGYAPAQTSKLFSADGRFLAEIGNERRTLIKLEDIPPVVRQAFLTVEDKRFYRHGGIDWLRIPGALARDIVSRSWKEGFSTITMQLARNIFTEDLTREKTPVRKLREAKVARAIEARYPKNRILELYLNQIYLGSGAYGVETAAQRYFGKSVRDLNLAEAATLAALPKGPNRYDPRRYPERSVQRRNTIIELMRKNGVVSDADASLAKAYPLQLASKTESGEIAPYYVEWIRQQLEAKFGKQLYSDGLKVYTTLDLDMQSAAERALERQLRNIEAGRYGPFAHTTYEQYVARGQEDPEASRAAPNSPYLQGAFIAIDPRTGAVRALVGGRDFDDSKFNRAVQAQRQPGSTFKPIVYATAVQNGRPPSYIVDDSPVSIDNMGGQTWTPENYDRKFLGPMPMRKGLYTSRNIIAIKTGMELGESAVIDEARKFGITTPIPPYPSIFIGSADVYPLELISAYSTFATLGTRAVPFAIARVENQRGDVLWQPEPQRMQIMSPEESYLMVSMMKDVNVRGTAAGAVAGAGFDIPSAGKTGTTNDGTNVWYVGYTSDLVAGVWMGLDKPQKIKNNAQGGELAAPAWTAFMTEVYRRKPAPPDWPVPPGIVERQLVANTNVLYDPAACPGAPVSTDIFIAGTEPVETCATMPYPGSGLPGDTLGGVTPDTGAYPAPRPLPNAPPRAEPGPVPRPTVPAPDSAVVRRPAPSFPGADSARRPRADSARRAATDSLRRPRPDTIPR; this is encoded by the coding sequence GTGGCTGATCCGGCTCCCGCGCCGGCGCCCGCGGCCGCCGCGCCGCGTCCACGCGGTCCCGCCGCGTCGCCGCCACCGCGCCGGGTCCCGTTCCGCAAGCGGCACGCGGGGGCCATCCGCGCCACGCTGCTCGTGATGACGTTCCTTGCCGCCGGCGCCGCGGGCGGCCTGTACGCGTCGTGGGCGCTGGCGTGCCGCGGCGGCACCTGCCCGTCGGCCGACGCGCTGGAGGGCTACGCGCCCGCGCAGACGTCCAAGCTGTTCTCCGCCGACGGCCGCTTCCTGGCCGAGATCGGCAACGAGCGCCGCACGCTCATCAAGCTCGAGGACATCCCGCCCGTCGTCCGGCAGGCGTTCCTCACCGTCGAGGACAAGCGCTTCTACCGCCACGGCGGCATCGACTGGCTGCGCATCCCTGGTGCGCTCGCCCGCGACATCGTCTCGCGGTCGTGGAAGGAGGGCTTCTCCACGATCACGATGCAGCTCGCGCGCAACATCTTCACCGAGGATCTGACGCGCGAGAAGACGCCCGTGCGCAAGCTCCGCGAGGCGAAGGTCGCGCGCGCGATCGAGGCGCGGTATCCGAAGAACCGGATCCTCGAGCTGTACCTGAACCAGATCTACCTCGGCTCCGGCGCGTACGGCGTGGAGACGGCCGCGCAGCGCTACTTCGGCAAGAGCGTGCGCGATCTCAATCTCGCCGAGGCGGCGACGCTCGCCGCGCTGCCGAAGGGGCCCAATCGCTACGACCCGCGCCGCTATCCCGAGCGCTCGGTCCAGCGCCGCAACACCATCATCGAGCTGATGCGGAAGAATGGCGTCGTGAGCGACGCCGACGCGTCGCTCGCGAAGGCGTACCCGCTGCAGCTCGCGAGCAAGACGGAGAGCGGCGAGATCGCGCCCTACTACGTCGAGTGGATCCGCCAGCAGCTCGAGGCGAAGTTCGGCAAGCAGCTGTACTCCGACGGTCTGAAGGTCTACACGACGCTCGACCTCGACATGCAGTCGGCGGCCGAGCGCGCGCTCGAGCGACAGCTGCGCAACATCGAGGCGGGGCGCTACGGCCCGTTCGCGCACACCACGTACGAGCAGTACGTCGCGCGCGGCCAGGAGGACCCCGAGGCGTCGCGCGCCGCGCCGAACAGCCCGTACCTGCAGGGCGCGTTCATCGCCATCGACCCGCGCACCGGGGCCGTGCGCGCGCTCGTCGGCGGCCGCGACTTCGACGACTCGAAGTTCAACCGCGCCGTGCAGGCGCAGCGGCAGCCCGGCTCCACGTTCAAGCCCATCGTCTACGCGACCGCGGTGCAGAACGGCCGCCCGCCGTCGTACATCGTCGACGACTCGCCGGTGAGCATCGACAACATGGGCGGCCAGACGTGGACGCCCGAGAACTACGACCGCAAGTTCCTCGGGCCCATGCCGATGCGCAAAGGGCTCTACACGTCGCGCAACATCATCGCCATCAAGACCGGCATGGAGCTCGGCGAGAGCGCGGTCATCGACGAGGCGCGCAAGTTCGGCATCACCACGCCCATCCCGCCGTACCCGTCGATCTTCATCGGCTCCGCGGACGTCTACCCGCTCGAGCTCATCTCCGCCTACTCCACGTTCGCCACGTTAGGCACACGCGCGGTGCCGTTCGCCATCGCGCGCGTCGAGAACCAGCGTGGCGACGTGCTCTGGCAGCCGGAGCCGCAGCGCATGCAGATCATGTCGCCGGAGGAGTCCTACCTCATGGTGAGCATGATGAAGGACGTGAACGTGCGCGGCACGGCGGCGGGTGCCGTCGCCGGCGCCGGCTTCGACATCCCGTCGGCGGGAAAGACCGGCACCACGAACGACGGCACGAACGTCTGGTACGTCGGCTACACGTCCGACCTCGTCGCCGGCGTGTGGATGGGGCTCGACAAGCCGCAGAAGATCAAGAACAACGCGCAGGGCGGCGAGCTCGCGGCGCCGGCGTGGACGGCGTTCATGACGGAGGTCTACCGCCGCAAGCCGGCGCCGCCCGACTGGCCGGTCCCGCCGGGGATCGTCGAGCGGCAGCTCGTCGCGAACACGAACGTGCTGTACGACCCCGCGGCCTGTCCCGGTGCGCCCGTATCGACCGACATCTTCATCGCCGGCACCGAGCCGGTGGAGACCTGCGCCACCATGCCGTACCCCGGCTCGGGTCTCCCCGGCGACACGCTCGGCGGCGTGACGCCCGACACCGGCGCGTACCCGGCGCCGCGGCCGCTGCCGAACGCGCCGCCCCGCGCCGAGCCCGGACCGGTGCCGCGCCCCACCGTGCCGGCACCCGACTCGGCGGTGGTGCGCCGTCCGGCGCCATCGTTCCCCGGCGCCGACAGCGCGCGCCGCCCGCGTGCCGACAGCGCGCGCCGCGCCGCGACCGACAGCCTGCGGCGGCCGCGACCCGACACCATCCCGCGATGA
- a CDS encoding aminotransferase class V-fold PLP-dependent enzyme, which produces MAHRRHGAVRHHAPLARSRRAAHRRDERRDRVDVEHDVRDQRRRARALPLRDGDVVLSFDREFPANVYPWMALGSRGVRFEQLPCLDDLPDEAALERALDRPEVRAVTVSWVQFATGYCVDLARLGARCRERGKFLVVDAIQGVGARPLDVRACNVDVLSCGAQKWLLSPWGSGFTYVRRELIADLEPSSVGWMAVRGSDDFSRLVDYDYTLRDDARRFEVVTHDYQAFVGMIASLELLHGLGLDAVAAQVRRLGDRIVAWALDRDDVRLVTPADPARRAGIVSVAPRDPAAASARLRAAGVIHSLREGAVRLAPHCYNTDDEIDRALDALAG; this is translated from the coding sequence CGCGGCTCATCGGCGCGACGAGCGACGAGATCGCGTTGATGTCGAACACGACGTACGGGATCAACGTCGCCGCGCGCGCGCGCTGCCGCTCCGCGACGGCGACGTCGTGCTGTCGTTCGATCGCGAGTTCCCGGCGAACGTGTACCCGTGGATGGCGCTCGGCTCGCGCGGCGTGCGCTTCGAGCAGCTCCCGTGCCTCGACGACCTCCCGGACGAGGCGGCACTGGAGCGCGCGCTCGATCGTCCCGAGGTGCGGGCGGTGACCGTGAGCTGGGTGCAGTTCGCCACCGGCTACTGCGTGGACCTCGCGCGGCTCGGCGCGCGCTGCCGCGAGCGCGGCAAGTTCCTCGTCGTCGACGCGATCCAGGGCGTCGGCGCGCGGCCGCTCGACGTGCGCGCCTGCAACGTCGACGTGCTGTCGTGCGGCGCGCAGAAGTGGCTGCTCTCCCCGTGGGGCTCGGGGTTCACGTACGTCCGCCGCGAGCTGATCGCCGATCTCGAGCCGTCGAGCGTCGGCTGGATGGCGGTGCGCGGCTCGGACGACTTCTCGCGCCTCGTCGACTACGACTACACGCTGCGCGACGACGCCCGGCGGTTCGAGGTGGTGACGCACGACTATCAGGCGTTCGTCGGCATGATCGCGAGCCTCGAGCTGCTGCACGGATTGGGGCTCGACGCCGTCGCGGCGCAGGTGCGCCGGCTCGGGGATCGCATCGTCGCGTGGGCGCTCGACCGCGACGACGTGCGGCTCGTGACGCCGGCCGACCCGGCGCGGCGCGCGGGCATCGTCTCCGTGGCACCGCGCGATCCGGCGGCCGCGTCGGCGCGACTCCGCGCGGCGGGAGTCATCCACTCGCTGCGCGAGGGGGCCGTGCGACTGGCCCCGCACTGTTACAATACCGACGACGAGATCGACCGCGCGCTCGACGCCCTCGCCGGCTGA
- a CDS encoding amidohydrolase family protein has product MRVYHARWVVPVVAPPIEHAAVAVNEAGRIAYVGSAAGAPTGERVDLGDAALLPGLVNAHTHLELTAMRGFLEELDFVTWIRTLTRARGEVLDDARLLDAARLGVAEGLAAGITTFADTSASGTPMRALVEAGARGIVYQEVFGPAPEQREASMAGLREAVARLRALATPLVRVGVSPHAVFTVHEDLLVDACAFAMREGLPVAMHVSESRQETEFLREASGPFADGLRARGIEVVRRAHSPVHLLVELGVAAVARPLLIHGVTFDASDVHFVAEYGCPVAHCPASNAKLGHGAAPLVELLDAGAVVGLGSDSVASNNRMDILDEARQAVLVQRARTGRHDALDATRALELATLGGARALGLADRVGSLAVGKDADLAAFALDEPRGIAAGDVVATLVYSIAGRRATLVTVAGRELVRDGRVLDADPELPGRVAATTDALRTWAAAQR; this is encoded by the coding sequence ATGCGGGTCTACCACGCCCGCTGGGTCGTCCCCGTCGTCGCTCCGCCCATCGAGCACGCCGCCGTGGCGGTGAACGAGGCCGGCCGCATCGCGTACGTCGGGTCGGCCGCCGGCGCGCCCACCGGCGAGCGCGTGGACCTCGGCGACGCCGCGCTCCTCCCCGGCCTCGTGAACGCGCACACGCACCTCGAGCTCACCGCGATGCGCGGCTTCCTCGAGGAGCTCGACTTCGTGACGTGGATCCGCACGCTGACGCGCGCCCGCGGCGAGGTCCTCGACGACGCGCGGCTGCTCGACGCCGCGCGGCTGGGCGTGGCCGAGGGCCTCGCCGCGGGCATCACGACGTTCGCCGACACGTCGGCCTCGGGCACGCCGATGCGCGCGCTCGTCGAGGCCGGCGCGCGCGGCATCGTCTACCAGGAAGTGTTCGGCCCCGCGCCCGAGCAGCGCGAGGCGTCGATGGCGGGCCTGCGCGAGGCCGTCGCCCGCCTCCGCGCGCTGGCGACGCCGCTCGTGCGCGTCGGCGTGTCTCCGCACGCCGTGTTCACCGTGCACGAGGATCTGCTCGTCGACGCGTGCGCGTTCGCCATGCGCGAGGGCCTCCCCGTCGCGATGCACGTCTCGGAGAGTCGGCAGGAGACCGAGTTCCTGCGCGAGGCGAGTGGCCCGTTCGCCGACGGCCTGCGCGCGCGCGGCATCGAGGTCGTTAGGCGCGCGCACTCGCCCGTGCATCTGCTCGTGGAGCTCGGCGTCGCCGCCGTCGCGCGGCCGCTGCTCATCCACGGCGTGACGTTCGACGCGAGCGACGTGCACTTCGTCGCCGAGTACGGCTGCCCGGTCGCGCACTGTCCCGCGTCGAACGCGAAGCTCGGCCACGGCGCCGCGCCGCTCGTCGAGCTCCTCGACGCGGGTGCGGTCGTGGGGCTCGGGAGCGACTCGGTGGCGAGCAACAACCGCATGGACATCCTCGACGAGGCGCGCCAGGCGGTGCTCGTGCAGCGCGCGCGCACCGGCCGTCACGACGCGCTCGATGCGACGCGCGCGCTCGAGCTCGCGACGTTGGGCGGCGCTCGCGCGCTGGGCCTCGCGGATCGCGTCGGATCGCTGGCGGTGGGCAAGGATGCCGACCTCGCCGCGTTCGCGCTCGACGAGCCGCGCGGCATCGCGGCCGGCGACGTCGTCGCGACGCTCGTCTACTCGATCGCCGGCCGACGGGCCACGCTCGTCACGGTCGCCGGCCGCGAGCTCGTGCGCGATGGCCGCGTGCTCGACGCGGATCCGGAGCTTCCCGGTCGTGTCGCCGCCACGACGGACGCCCTGCGCACGTGGGCCGCGGCCCAGCGCTGA
- a CDS encoding DUF4390 domain-containing protein: MSAASFRRRFLVPLASVVAFSTAPGVVRPLSAQGGRPGIEIRLPDPASRATEGPLVLMSGVLAEREMRDLLEHGFPLRVHFRVELWTVAGWFDDLRGTQEWDVVLQYDPLRKSYGVARVVDNRVTPLGVFDSYEDASQAAERPYRVPLTARRGRRSYYSAVVDVETISLNDLDEVQRWLRGELRPAVRGERNPGTALGRGLRTLATRLLGSESRHYETRSGTFRP, translated from the coding sequence ATGTCCGCGGCGAGCTTCCGCCGACGGTTCCTCGTCCCGCTCGCGTCCGTCGTCGCGTTCTCGACGGCGCCGGGGGTGGTGCGTCCGCTGTCGGCGCAGGGCGGACGGCCGGGGATCGAGATCCGGCTGCCCGACCCCGCGTCGCGCGCGACGGAGGGCCCGCTCGTGCTGATGTCGGGGGTGCTCGCCGAGCGCGAGATGCGCGACCTGCTCGAGCACGGGTTCCCGCTACGCGTGCACTTCCGGGTGGAGCTGTGGACGGTCGCGGGGTGGTTCGACGACCTGCGCGGCACCCAGGAGTGGGACGTGGTGCTGCAGTACGACCCGCTGCGCAAGTCGTACGGCGTCGCGCGCGTCGTCGACAACCGGGTCACGCCGCTCGGCGTGTTCGACTCCTACGAGGACGCGTCGCAGGCGGCGGAGCGGCCGTACCGCGTGCCGCTCACGGCGCGGCGCGGACGCCGCTCGTACTACAGCGCGGTGGTCGACGTGGAGACGATCTCGCTGAACGATCTCGACGAGGTGCAGCGGTGGCTGCGCGGCGAGCTGCGGCCTGCGGTGCGCGGAGAGCGCAATCCAGGCACGGCGTTAGGCCGCGGGCTGCGGACGCTGGCCACGCGACTGCTCGGGTCGGAGTCGCGGCACTACGAGACGCGGTCGGGGACCTTCCGCCCTTGA
- a CDS encoding helix-turn-helix domain-containing protein: protein MGRGRDAGAGALSLAGERARAGEHRGAARDIARRRARDRVARARGAAGGRHADVGARRRAGPTRCRAGKRRRRGAAHGGAGRLRARADLARALAAAAGNVAEAARRLQTDRPSLYRRMKRLGISGP, encoded by the coding sequence GTGGGGCGAGGACGCGATGCGGGCGCTGGCGCGCTATCGTTGGCCGGGGAACGTGCGCGAGCTGGCGAACATCGTGGAGCGGCTCGCGATATTGCACGGCGGCGAGCGCGTGACCGGGTGGCACGTGCGCGAGGTGCTGCCGGTGGACGACACGCCGACGTCGGCGCTCGCCGCCGTGCCGGCCCCACGCGATGCCGCGCGGGGAAGCGTCGACGGCGAGGTGCCGCTCACGGAGGCGCTGGACGACTACGAGCGCGAGCTGATCTCGCGCGCGCGCTCGCGGCGGCCGCGGGGAACGTCGCGGAGGCGGCGCGCCGCCTCCAGACGGATCGCCCGAGCCTCTACCGGCGTATGAAGCGGCTCGGCATCAGCGGGCCGTGA
- a CDS encoding ATP-binding protein: protein MLLNAVDACAGGGRIAVRVSPTRLRDCTAVVVAVADTGCGIAPTLLPRIWDPYVTHKPSGTGLGLAIARQTVMAHGGAVEAESAEGRGTEIRFILPVAGPPASAESWSVSA, encoded by the coding sequence GTGCTGCTGAACGCGGTGGACGCGTGCGCGGGCGGCGGACGCATCGCGGTCCGCGTGTCACCGACACGGCTGCGCGACTGTACGGCCGTGGTGGTCGCCGTCGCGGACACCGGGTGCGGCATCGCGCCGACCTTGCTGCCGCGCATCTGGGATCCGTACGTGACACACAAGCCGAGCGGCACGGGGCTCGGCCTCGCGATCGCGCGACAGACCGTGATGGCGCACGGCGGCGCGGTGGAGGCGGAGAGCGCCGAGGGGCGCGGCACCGAGATCCGATTCATCCTGCCCGTCGCCGGTCCGCCGGCGTCGGCCGAGTCGTGGAGCGTGAGCGCATGA
- a CDS encoding HNH endonuclease — translation MIVGCLALNASFEPLTMVPVRRALRLVIDGKAEIVEHDPARLVRSASLSMPRPVVIRLTKFVHVPRRFRRQVTNTFLFARDHYRCQYCGRSAAELKPREALTRDHLIPMSRGGTNEWTNVVTACSTCNTRKANHFPNEIGMHPLTVPVEPHFVHLSWAVRRLTPTQAKYIRVFYGPETLHQVERLERRTHHHH, via the coding sequence GTGATCGTCGGCTGCCTGGCCCTGAACGCCTCGTTCGAGCCGCTCACCATGGTCCCCGTCCGCCGCGCGCTGCGCCTGGTGATCGACGGCAAGGCGGAGATCGTGGAGCACGACCCGGCGCGTCTCGTGCGCTCCGCGTCGTTGAGCATGCCACGTCCGGTGGTCATCCGCCTGACGAAGTTCGTGCACGTCCCGCGTCGGTTCCGCCGGCAGGTGACCAACACGTTCCTCTTCGCGCGCGACCACTACCGCTGCCAGTACTGCGGCCGGTCCGCGGCCGAGCTGAAGCCGCGCGAGGCGCTCACGCGCGACCATCTCATCCCGATGTCGCGCGGCGGCACGAACGAGTGGACGAACGTCGTGACCGCGTGCAGCACGTGCAACACGCGCAAGGCGAACCACTTCCCGAACGAGATCGGGATGCACCCGCTCACCGTGCCGGTCGAGCCGCACTTCGTCCACCTGAGCTGGGCCGTGCGACGCCTCACCCCGACGCAGGCGAAGTACATCCGCGTCTTCTACGGGCCCGAGACGCTGCATCAGGTCGAACGCCTCGAGCGGCGGACGCATCACCATCACTGA
- a CDS encoding histidine kinase dimerization/phospho-acceptor domain-containing protein yields MKRYRFRSRLFTILLLFAVCPSVLLTLLWAGTVSRALPLVSGSAAWERAATTGERALAVARARAASGAALGAAERRDLDAHEQELRRSLELARRYSFVAPRVVRAVLVVGVLGALVLTVVASRVAGHLSRQLSRPLDQLVRWTALVQAGRSLPEEPEPRGAPEFGTLRDRMRTMARELELGRARALEAERAAAFRETARQVAHELKNPLTPIRFAIDRLRRDATPAQADAVDVLAAETARLEAMARSFGQFGRLPDGPASEVDVGELARWAAKTTVPESLPVDVDVAPDVPLVRGHYDALARARCRTCC; encoded by the coding sequence GTGAAGCGTTACCGGTTCCGCTCGCGCCTGTTCACCATCCTGCTGCTCTTCGCCGTATGTCCGTCGGTGCTCCTGACGCTGCTGTGGGCGGGAACGGTGAGCCGCGCGTTGCCGCTCGTGAGCGGGAGCGCGGCGTGGGAGCGGGCAGCGACGACGGGCGAACGCGCGCTGGCCGTCGCACGCGCCCGCGCCGCGAGCGGCGCGGCGCTCGGGGCGGCGGAGCGCCGTGACCTCGACGCGCACGAGCAGGAGCTGCGTCGGTCGCTCGAGCTCGCGCGCCGCTACAGCTTCGTCGCCCCACGCGTGGTGCGCGCGGTGCTGGTCGTGGGCGTGCTCGGCGCGTTGGTGCTGACGGTGGTCGCGTCGCGCGTGGCGGGGCATCTCAGTCGGCAGCTCAGCCGACCGCTCGATCAGCTCGTGCGGTGGACGGCGCTCGTGCAGGCCGGCCGGTCGCTCCCCGAGGAGCCGGAGCCGCGCGGCGCACCGGAGTTCGGAACGCTGCGCGACCGCATGCGCACGATGGCGCGCGAGCTGGAGCTCGGACGCGCGCGCGCGCTGGAAGCGGAGCGCGCGGCGGCGTTTCGCGAGACGGCGCGCCAGGTCGCGCACGAGCTCAAGAACCCGCTCACGCCGATCCGGTTCGCGATCGATCGGCTGCGGCGCGACGCGACGCCGGCGCAGGCGGACGCGGTGGACGTGCTCGCGGCGGAGACGGCGCGGCTGGAGGCGATGGCGCGCAGCTTCGGCCAGTTCGGTCGCCTGCCCGATGGTCCGGCATCGGAGGTGGACGTCGGGGAGCTCGCGCGTTGGGCGGCGAAGACGACGGTGCCCGAGTCGCTCCCCGTGGACGTCGACGTGGCGCCGGATGTGCCGCTCGTGCGTGGACATTACGACGCGCTGGCGCGCGCGCGCTGTCGAACGTGCTGCTGA
- the tyrS gene encoding tyrosine--tRNA ligase, translated as MSVTTSLLDELAWRGMLYQSTDGAAEALAAGTVRGYCGFDPTAPSLHVGNLVPVMGLVHLQLAGHRPVALVGGGTGMIGDPSGKTAERQLNPREVVEQNARAIRDQLAHFLDFEGPNGAMMLDNAEWLAKLNLIEFLRDVGKHFSVNVMLAKESVRGRMESGISYTEFSYMLLQAYDYLEMHRRHGVTLQLGGSDQWGNMTAGTDLIRRMDGGSAHALTLPLLTTASGTKFGKTEAGAVWLDPQRTSPYQFYQFWMHADDRDAGKLLRYFTLLPRDEIEALDEATAERPERREAQHALAYDVTARVHGAEAARVAQEVSGLLFAKGDPRRLSPAAFGALAKEIPYVEVAAPDPGTSLDAVDLFVTAGLVKSKGEARRLLDQGGLTVSGRRLTADTRFVTDEDYLAGRYLLLRKGARDYALVRVN; from the coding sequence ATGTCCGTGACCACATCTCTACTCGACGAGCTCGCCTGGCGCGGGATGCTGTACCAGTCCACCGACGGTGCCGCGGAGGCGCTCGCCGCCGGCACGGTGCGCGGGTACTGCGGGTTCGACCCGACCGCGCCCAGCCTGCACGTCGGCAACCTCGTGCCCGTGATGGGGCTCGTGCATCTGCAGCTCGCCGGTCACCGCCCGGTCGCCCTCGTCGGCGGCGGCACCGGAATGATCGGCGACCCGAGCGGCAAGACGGCCGAGCGGCAGCTCAACCCGCGCGAGGTCGTGGAGCAGAACGCGCGCGCCATCCGCGACCAGCTCGCGCATTTTCTGGACTTCGAGGGGCCGAACGGCGCGATGATGCTCGACAACGCGGAGTGGCTCGCGAAGCTGAACCTGATCGAGTTCCTGCGCGACGTCGGCAAGCACTTCTCGGTGAACGTGATGCTCGCCAAGGAGTCGGTGCGCGGCCGCATGGAGTCGGGGATCTCGTACACCGAGTTCTCGTACATGCTCCTGCAGGCGTACGACTACCTCGAGATGCATCGTCGCCACGGCGTGACGCTGCAGCTCGGCGGCAGCGACCAGTGGGGGAACATGACGGCCGGCACGGACCTCATCCGCCGCATGGATGGGGGCTCGGCGCACGCGCTCACGCTGCCGCTGCTGACGACCGCGTCGGGCACGAAGTTCGGCAAGACGGAGGCGGGCGCGGTGTGGCTCGATCCGCAGCGCACGTCGCCGTACCAGTTCTACCAGTTCTGGATGCACGCCGACGACCGCGACGCGGGAAAGCTGCTGCGCTACTTCACGCTGCTGCCGCGCGACGAGATCGAGGCGCTGGACGAGGCGACGGCGGAGCGGCCGGAGCGGCGCGAGGCGCAGCACGCGCTGGCGTACGACGTCACCGCGCGCGTGCACGGCGCGGAGGCGGCGCGCGTGGCGCAGGAGGTCTCGGGGCTGCTGTTCGCGAAGGGCGACCCGCGGCGGCTGTCGCCGGCGGCGTTCGGCGCGCTGGCGAAGGAGATCCCGTACGTGGAGGTCGCCGCGCCCGACCCCGGCACGTCCCTCGACGCGGTGGACCTCTTCGTCACGGCGGGGCTCGTGAAGTCGAAGGGCGAGGCGCGCCGGCTGCTCGACCAGGGGGGCCTAACGGTGAGCGGGCGCCGGCTCACGGCCGACACCCGCTTCGTGACCGACGAGGACTACCTCGCGGGACGGTACCTGCTGCTCCGAAAGGGCGCGCGCGACTACGCCCTGGTGCGGGTGAACTGA